The following proteins come from a genomic window of Metarhizium brunneum chromosome 2, complete sequence:
- the sidI_1 gene encoding Acyl-CoA ligase sidI: MFAHPTNLSIVAGATDNPLWTMTLGELIETQAKCYGGRTAVVFPWQNISRTYHSLSLRSKLIAKALLAAGLQHGDCVAITAGNCYQYIEVFFGAARIGCPVVVLNSTYTPTELQRAVSFSECKIIFAAQFSGPKGDLSEHLEHLDKHGSDDAQLVLFDSSFRSRDNRLSVTTYDDFVGKAESSHVSDSLLVEKESLVKAGDVLNIQFTSGTTGLPKASMLTHMNLINNGKLVGDQLRLTERDVVCCPPPLFHCFGLVMGVLGAFTHGSSIVFPSAQFNADLVLDSIESESCTVLYGVPTMFLVELEVNKRRKRDTSSLQKALAAGALVPQAVVRRLKHEMNLETVLIAYGMTETSPVTFGTRFEDPIEQRLTSVGTVFPHTGAKIVDSRGRIVPRGVRGEICTSGYALQKEYLKNAEKTAEVMRADSDGVVWMHTGDEGVIDEQGYCRVTGRIKDMIIRGGENIMPTEIEERLLAHACVVEASVIGLPDERYGEAVACFLRQKEACARPDDAGIARWVQQTLGRHKAPRYVYWIGDPGVGHDFPKTGSGKHQKHILRDIGRRLLRANPVGTGNSLRARL; the protein is encoded by the exons ATGTTTGCCCACCCAACCAATCTTTCCATTGTCGCGGGGGCGACTGACAATCCGCTATGGACTATGACTTTGGGCGAATTGATCGAGACCCAGGCCAAGTGCTACGGAGGGCGAACCGCAGTCGTATTTCCGTGGCAAAACATTTCCAGGACATACCACAGCCTCTCGCTCCGAAGCAAGCTCATCGCCAAAGCCTTGCTAGCCGCCGGGCTCCAGCATGGAGACTGTGTAGCAATTACTGCCGGCAACTGCTACCAATACATTGAGGTCTTTTTTGGCGCTGCTCGCATTGGCTGTCCCGTAGTGGTGTTGAATTCCACGTATACCCCTACAGAACTACAAAGAGCCGTGTCATTTTCCG AATGCAAAATCATCTTTGCTGCACAGTTTTCCGGTCCAAAGGGGGATCTGTCCGAGCACCTCGAGCATCTCGACAAGCATGGTAGCGACGACGCACAGCTCGTGCTGTTCGACTCGTCATTCAGGTCCCGGGACAACCGATTGAGCGTCACCACATATGATGACTTTGTTGGCAAAGCGGAGTCGTCCCATGTCAGCGACTCGTTGCTTGTGGAGAAGGAATCTCTCGTGAAAGCTGGTGATGTGCTCAACATACAGTTTACGTCTG GCACAACTGGCTTACCCAAAGCCTCTATGCTAACCCACAT GAACCTAATCAATAACGGCAAACTTGTTGGAGACCAACTTCGACTCACCGAAAGAGATGTAGTCTGCTGCCCTCCTCCATTGTTCCACTGCTTCGGCCTGGTCATGGGTGTTCTCGGCGCGTTTACCCACGGGAGCTCGATCGTCTTTCCTTCTGCACAGTTCAACGCGGACCTAGTTCTCGACAGCATCGAATCGGAATCATGCACCGTTCTATACGGCGTCCCGACCATGTTCTTGGTGGAATTGGAGGTCAATAAAAGGCGGAAGCGGGACACATCGTCGCTTCAAAAGGCTCTAGCTGCGGGGGCGCTGGTTCCGCAAGCAGTTGTGCGCAGACTGAAGCATGAAATGAACCTCGAGACTGTATTAATCGCCTATGGCATGACTGAAACGAGTCCCGTCACCTTTGGCACGAGGTTCGAAGACCCGATAGAGCAGCGCCTCACCTCGGTAGGGACCGTCTTCCCGCACACCGGTGCCAAAATTGTCGACTCCAGAGGTCGTATTGTGCCTCGGGGTGTTCGTGGCGAGATTTGCACCAGCGGCTATGCCTTGCAAAAGGAATACTTGAAGAACGCGGAGAAGACGGCAGAGGTAATGCGCGCGGATTCTGATGGCGTCGTGTGGATGCATACCGGTGACGAGGGTGTCATTGACGAGCAAGGATATTGCCGGGTGACGGGCCGGATTAAAGACATGATAATACGAG GGGGCGAAAATATCATGCCGACAGAGATTGAAGAGCGGCTCCTCGCTCATGCGTGCGTCGTGGAAGCCAGTGTCATTGGACTACCAGACGAGAGGTACGGCGAAGCTGTGGCGTGTTTTCTTCGCCAAAAGGAGGCTTGCGCTCGGCCTGATGATGCCGGCATCGCCCGCTGGGTACAGCAGACGCTTGGGCGCCATAAAGCGCCGAGATATGTGTATTGGATCGGGGACCCTGGCGTTGGACACGACTTCCCCAAGACGGGGAGTGGAAAACATCAGAAACATATCCTTCGGGATATTGGGAGAAGACTATTGCGCGCCAATCCTGTGGGCACGGGAAATTCACTAAGAGCACGATTATAG
- the Mccc1 gene encoding Methylcrotonoyl-CoA carboxylase subunit alpha: MDPPAKFVAPLPVNSEGRPSISRLLIANRGEIACRIINTCRKLNVTSVAIYVDEDDTSQHITSANESVGLGSIDQPGGNPYLNIDLIVRVAVENRVDAIHPGYGYLSENAAFATAVRDAGITFVGPSPSAMETLGDKRSAKAHLRAHEPSVPLIPGFAGTSQEPAELERLADEIGYPVMLKASAGGGGKGIRIVQERGQLRAELETARSEAARYFGSSDCILEKYIEQGKHIEIQIMGDGYGNVVSLGERDCSVQRRHQKVIEEAPSPWLNDAKRKEMSNVAVTIGRLLNYENAGTVEFVFDVATGNFYFLEVNTRLQVEHPITEEVTRLDIVSLQLFVAGGGDLTTLEPLQQVKSTGHAIECRLCAESPQRDFYPGHGIVRLWRPATDHGEVSATSSVRFETGIKTGSRISIHFDSMIAKIVVWEPTRALARAKMIQVLADTACVGVGTNQLFLQSCLLHETFSNPAYTTSFIPDNLSCLLSSPYAQGASQIASALPLLASYFMGTTLKRELSGSVSPLSNIPSGFRNQSFDSVSHSGRRIVVVDNEALTKQPFICSWSKPRYGRQTGLDNGNMAAFPDANAANVTARYNELSNALRLGVLPGQQSYGIAIKSCTVRTVRPLDRSLSPWYEATVHASLNGNRLLMQIATESSDISQGGISQAAKGVRVMCHVPQLGTWTDMTCFSILSYFEHIREETVGASSEKRRHINAPMPCKVLSVLRDAAQTVESGDKVMVVESMKMEINIFASVEGVFRPMVSEGDAVDEGRALCVIE, encoded by the exons atggaTCCTCCGGCCAAATTCGTCGCACCTTTACCAGTGAACTCGGAGGGACGCCCAAGCATAAGCCGCCTTCTCATTGCCAACAGAGGCGAAATTGCGTGTCGCATAATAAACACTTGCAGGAAGCTCAATGTGACTTCAGTTGCCATTTACGTTGACGA AGACGATACATCACAACACATCACATCAGCGAATGAGTCCGTTGGCCTCGGCTCGATAGACCAGCCCGGTGGCAACCCTTACCTCAACATTGACCTCATTGTCCGTGTTGCAGTAGAGAACAGAGTCGATGCCATTCACCCTGGGTATGGGTACCTAAGTGAGAATGCCGCCTTTGCCACGGCGGTCCGCGATGCAGGCATCACATTTGTAGGGCCCAGTCCAAGTGCCATGGAGACACTGGGCGACAAGAGATCGGCAAAGGCACATCTCCGGGCCCACGAGCCATCGGTTCCTCTCATCCCGGGGTTTGCAGGGACAAGTCAGGAGCCTGCCGAGCTGGAAAGGCTAGCGGACGAGATTGGCTATCCCGTCATGCTCAAGGCCTCtgccggcggtggcggcaagggcatACGCATCGTACAAGAACGCGGCCAACTGCGCGCAGAGCTGGAAACGGCACGGTCCGAAGCTGCTCGGTATTTCGGCTCGAGCGACTGCATACTGGAAAAGTACATTGAGCAAGGCAAACACATTGAGATTCAGATCATGGGAGACGGCTATGGAAATGTCGTGTCTCTCGGGGAACGCgactgctccgtacaaagGCGACACCAAAAGGTCATTGAGGAGGCGCCATCGCCGTGGTTGAACGACGCGAAGCGCAAAGAGATGAGCAATGTCGCAGTGACAATTGGCAGACTTCTCAATTACGAGAACGCAGGCACCGTTGAGTTTGTCTTTGACGTGGCCACGGGCAATTTCTACTTCTTGGAGGTCAACACGCGACTGCAGGTTGAGCACCCCATCACAGAAGAGGTTACGAGGCTTGATATTGTCTCCTTGCAGCTCTTTGTTGCAGGCGGAGGCGACTTGACAACGCTTGAGCCGCTTCAGCAAGTAAAGTCTACGGGCCATGCGATTGAGTGTCGACTGTGCGCTGAGAGTCCGCAACGCGATTTCTACCCTGGGCACGGCATCGTCCGGCTCTGGAGGCCTGCCACAGACCATGGCGAGGTTTCTGCCACGAGCTCTGTCAGATTCGAGACGGGAATCAAAACTGGTTCTCGCATCTCGATCCACTTCGACTCCATGATTGCCAAAATCGTCGTCTGGGAACCGACGCGCGCCCTGGCCCGGGCCAAGATGATACAGGTTCTCGCGGACACGGCCtgcgttggcgttgggaCGAATCAGTTATTCCTACAAAGCTGCCTACTGCACGAAACGTTTTCGAATCCAGCCTACACCACCTCCTTCATTCCTGACAACTTGTCGTGTCTCTTGTCGTCTCCATATGCCCAGGGTGCCTCCCAGATTGCATCTGCGTTGCCTCTATTGGCATCGTATTTCATGGGCACCACACTGAAAAGAGAGCTATCGGGCAGCGTGTCGCCCTTGTCCAATATTCCATCAGGCTTTCGCAATCAATCATTCGACTCGGTGAGCCACTCTGGCCGCCGTATCGTCGTTGTCGACAATGAGGCCTTGACGAAACAGCCCTTCATTTGTTCCTGGTCCAAACCTCGCTACGGGAGGCAGACGGgacttgacaatggcaacatggccgcATTTCCCGATGCCAACGCTGCAAATGTAACCGCACGATACAACGAGTTGAGCAATGCTCTACGGCTAGGTGTCTTGCCAGGGCAGCAAAGCTACGGGATTGCCATCAAATCGTGCACCGTCCGTACCGTGAGGCCCCTGGATCGGTCGCTCTCGCCATGGTACGAAGCCACAGTTCACGCGTCGCTCAATGGCAATCGTCTCTTGATGCAAATAGCCACCGAGAGCAGTGACATTAGCCAAGGCGGTATTagccaagcagccaaggGAGTAAGGGTCATGTGCCACGTCCCTCAACTGGGGACTTGGACGGACATGACTTGTTTCAGCATTCTCTCGTATTTTGAACACATTCGGGAGGAGACGGTGGGAGCGTCGAGCGAAAAGCGCAGACACATCAATGCCCCCATGCCATGCAAGGTGCTCTCCGTTTTGAGAGATGCTGCGCAAACGGTGGAATCAGGCGACAAGGTCATGGTAGTGGAGAGCATGAAGATGGAAATCAACATTTTTGCGTCCGTCGAGGGCGTGTTTAGACCCATGGTGAGCGAGGGAGATGCTGTGGACGAGGGGAGAGCCCTCTGTGTGATTGAGTAG
- the AFT10-1 gene encoding Acyl-CoA dehydrogenase AFT10-1, with translation MGSNAYLPFTEPLWLSRQVSPYYTKSHRQLQKIAREYVHTHILPFSDEWERQGFVPPEVIAEHSRQGYMATSVFPLAKEYLNGQQLPGGIPPEDWDGFHDLIVIDEVARCGYLGVIWALACGNSIGAPPLVHFGNAEQKQRFLPAILNGSIRFCLAVTEPDAGSDVAGITTTAERRGDKYIVNGAKKWITNGIFADYCTAAVRTGGPGKGGVSALIIPLKVPGVTCRKLENSGVSASGSTYIEFDQVEVPASYLLGRENQGFEIIMSNFNHERLWLACTSLRLARCCIEDAYKHGQVRETFGKPLLANQVIRAKFSACGRKVDSATAWMEQLVYMEQVASRGQDGGRDLHMGGLFANLKVLCGQTLEFVNREMQQVMGGLGYSRGGRGGRVEQISRDVRVMVVGGGSEEILSELSVAQEQRAMAKL, from the exons ATGGGCTCAAACGCGTATCTACCATTTACAGAGCCTCTTTGGCTTTCCCGCCAAGTTTCTCCTTATTACACCAAGAGCCACCGGCAGCTACAAAAAATAGCACGAGAATATGTCCACACTCATATCTTGCCCTTCAGCGACGAATGGGAGAGACAAGGCTTTGTACCACCCGAG GTCATTGCCGAACATTCTCGACAAGGCTACATGGCAACATCCGTATTTCCCCTGGCAAAAGAATACCTAAACGGGCAGCAGCTTCCCGGGGGCATCCCCCCCGAGGACTGGGACGGGTTCCACGACCTGATTGTTATTGACGAAGTCGCTCGGTGTGGCTACTTGGGCGTGATTTGGGCCTTGGCTTGTGGCAACTCGATTGGCGCGCCGCCGCTCGTCCACTTTGGCAACGCGGAGCAGAAGCAACGATTCTTGCCTGCCATCCTCAACGGTAGCATTCGATTTTGCCTTGCCGTGACCGAACCCGACG CTGGATCAGACGTTGCTGGGATAACCACGACGGCGGAGCGCAGGGGCGACAAGTATATTGTCAATGGGGCCAAGAAATGGATCACCAACGGCATTTTTGCGGATTACTGTACTGCTGCGGTGCGAACAGGAGGGCCGGGAAAGGGCGGCGTTTCCGCGCTCATCATCCCGCTCAAGGTTCCAGGCGTGACGTGCCGGAAGCTCGAGAATTCGGGCGTCTCGGCAAGTG GGTCTACTTACATCGAGTTTGACCAGGTCGAGGTGCCGGCTTCCTACCTTCTCGGTCGCGAAAACCAGGGCTTCGAGATTATCATGTCCA ACTTTAACCATGAGCGCTTGTGGCTGGCTTGCACGAGCCTTCGGCTTGCGCGCTGCTGCATCGAGGACGCGTACAAACATGGACAGGTTCGAGAGACGTTTGGCAAGCCGCTGCTCGCTAATCAAGTGATCCGCGCCAAGTTCAGCGCCTGCGGACGCAAAGTAGACTCGGCGACAGCATGGATGGAACAGCTTGTGTACATGGAACAAGTCGCCAGCAGGGGTCAAGATGGCGGTAGAGATCTGCACATGGGCGGACTGTTTGCCAACCTCAAGGTATTATGCGGGCAGACGCTGGAATTTGTCAACCGAGAAATGCAACAGGTCATGGGGGGCCTGGGATATTCGCGCGGTGGTCGCGGTGGTCGCGTGGAACAAATCAGCCGTGATGTGAGGGTCATGGTTGTTGGAGGCGGTAGCGAAGAGATCCTTTCCGAGCTTTCCGTTGCTCAGGAGCAgcgagccatggccaagttgtAG
- the hypC gene encoding Monooxygenase hypC produces the protein MATYQLPPLVAVAAGVVGSSWMSGVIASLSVIGVPTAQQVAKSSVLVWHGLFSNGMALMPKCAVATALSYSYAAYALRGQESAKACLLSAGLVVAIIPFTLVFMSSTNASLLGAVKGTASLSAGEVSGLIRKWGYLNLARSLLPLVGGVVALSSLMKHGGILARDGGMAM, from the exons ATGGCAACATATCAACTTCCCCCCCtcgttgctgttgccgcGGGCGTCGTCGGCTCCTCATGGATGTCAG GCGTAATCGCATCCCTCAGTGTCATTGGTGTTCCTACCGCGCAACAGGTGGCCAAATCTTCAGTGCTCGTGTGGCATGGCCTATTCAGCAATGGCATGGCCCTGATGCCCAAATGTGCCGTCGCCACGGCTCTGTCTTACTCTTACGCCGCCTACGCACTACGTGGGCAGGAGAGCGCCAAGGCCTGTTTGCTTTCTGCGGGACTCGTTGTTGCCATCATTCCCTTTACCCTTGTATTCATGTCGTCGACGAATGCGTCGTTACTGGGCGCGGTGAAGGGAACAGCTTCATTAAGCGCGGGCGAAGTTTCCGGTCTCATCCGGAAATGGGGCTATTTGAACCTGGCAAGAAGTCTTTTGCCACTCGTTGGAGGAGTCGTGGCCTTGTCCAGTCTGATGAAGCATGGGGGAATTTTGGCGAGGGATGGGGGAATGGCCATGTAA
- the GRA3_1 gene encoding Grayanic acid biosynthesis cluster O-methyltransferase has protein sequence MASSQSRLAELANVVAVHTQRIDSYLCEKALPHPSFAADSPVDLGLPPELEQSRIPVLEASKELNDLLQGPKDLLFNHHHNQLVPLRLISQFDLANEVPANGEIRFGDLAAKIGVDCAALTRILRLGIAHRVFSEPRPGVITHSAVSKLIADDSRVAEWLGANVDDMWPSAEKTVEALVKWPLATEPNQTGFSLANDTADSFYIELEKNPERARRFGGAMSFLTTGE, from the exons ATGGCATCGTCGCAAAGTCGCCTGGCCGAACTGGCAAATGTTGTAGCCGTCCACACACAGCGTATTGACAGCTATCTTTGTGAAAAGGCGTTACCACACCCATCCTTCGCGGCCGACAGTCCCGTGGACCTCGGTCTGCCGCCGGAGCTGGAGCAATCGCGCATTCCTGTCCTAGAGGCAAGCAAAGAGCTCAATGATCTTCTACAGGGTCCCAAGGACCTACTATTCAACCATCAT CATAACCAGCTGGTCCCTCTCAGGCTCATCTCGCAATTCGACCTTGCCAACGAGGTTCCTGCCAACGGCGAAATAAGGTTTGGGGACTTGGCGGCAAAGATTGGTGTCGATTGCGCCGCCCTCACCAGAATCCTCCGCCTGGGCATCGCCCACAGAGTGTTTAGTGAGCCCCGTCCCGGCGTTATTACGCACTCTGCAGTATCCAAGTTGATTGCAGATGACTCCCGCGTGGCCGAATGGCTTGGTGCTAACGTCGACGACATGTGGCCGTCAGCGGAAAAGACTGTCGAGGCACTGGTGAAATGGCCGTTGGCCACTGAGCCAAACCAGACC GGCTTCTCTCTAGCCAACGACACGGCTGACTCCTTCTACATCGAGTTGGAGAAGAATCCTGAACGCGCACGACGCTTCGGGGGCGCCATGAGTTTCTTAACTACGGGAGAATGA